Proteins from a genomic interval of Neodiprion lecontei isolate iyNeoLeco1 chromosome 2, iyNeoLeco1.1, whole genome shotgun sequence:
- the LOC107224104 gene encoding ras-related protein Rab-21 — MASSSPTANNSINGYNFKVVLLGEGCVGKTSVALRYVEDKFNDKHITTLQASFLNKKLNINGKRVNLAIWDTAGQEKFHALGPIYYRMSNGAILVYDITDEDSFQKVKNWVKELKKMLGSEICLVIAGNKLDLERDRNVTQEEAEEYARQVGAVHFHTSAKQNQNIEEMFLDLTRRMMVHADMVEQKSTLTRSNSTRRNVVVVEDEAEQERPASSSCCGGFSQSSS, encoded by the exons ATGGCCAGTTCCTCACCGACTGCGAATAATTCAATCAATGGTTACAATTTTAAAGTTGTTTTGCTCGGCGAAGGTTGTGTAGGAAAAACATCTGTCGCTCTACGATATGTCGAGGACAAATTCAACGACAAACATATCACCACTCTCCAG GCTTCGTTTCTTAATAAGAAACTCAACATTAATGGAAAAAGAGTGAATTTGGCTATCTGGGATACGGCAGGACAAGAAAAGTTTCATGCCTTAGGACCCATCTACTATCGTATGTCAAACGGCGCAATTCTGGTATACGATATTACCGACGAGGACTCGTTTCAAAAG gtAAAAAACTGGGTGAAGGAGTTGAAAAAGATGCTTGGCAGTGAAATTTGCCTTGTCATAGCTGGTAACAAATTAGATCTTGAGAGGGATCGGAATGTAACACAGGAAGAAGCAGAAGA ATATGCCAGACAAGTTGGTGCGGTCCACTTTCACACATCAGCAAAACAGAATCAAAACATTGAAGAAATGTTTCTAGATTTAACCCGCCGCATGATGGTACATGCAGATATGGTTGAGCAAAAATCTACTCTTACACGGTCAAATAGCACGCGACGGAATGTCGTGGTTGTCGAAGACGAAGCTGAGCAAGAGAGACCAGCTTCAAGCTCCTGCTGTGGAGGATTTTCGCAAAGTTCATCATAG